Proteins encoded in a region of the Phacochoerus africanus isolate WHEZ1 chromosome 8, ROS_Pafr_v1, whole genome shotgun sequence genome:
- the ALDH16A1 gene encoding aldehyde dehydrogenase family 16 member A1 isoform X7 — MAETCTGPRASEIFTTLEYGPVPESHACVLAWLDTQDQLLGHYVNGKWLKPEHRSSVPCQDPITGEKLASCLQAQTEDVAAAVEAARASLENWSTLPGAFRAQYLTRLAKMIQKHQRLLWTLESLVTGRAVREIRDRDVPLAQQLLQYHAIQAHTQEEALAGWEPTGVIGLVLPPTFSFLEMMWRICPALAVGCTVVVLVPPASPTPLLLAQLAGELGQFPGILNVISGPAVLGLVLSSQPGVQKVAFCGAVEEGRALRRLLAGQGPELGLALGAESLLLMTEAADVDSAVEGVVDAAWSDRSLGGLRLLIQESVWDETMRRLQARMGRLRGGRGLDGAVDMGARGTAARDQAQRYVSEAQSQGAQVFQAGSVPSDSPFFPPTLISDLPPASPCTQAEVPWPLVVASPFRTAKEALSLANGTPRGGSASVWSERLGQALELAYGLRMGTVWINAHGLRDPAVPTGGCKESGSSWHGGLDGLYEYLRPSGTPARLPYLSENLNYDTFGLAVPSTLPAGPETGPSPAPPYGLFVGGRFQAPGARSSRPIWDSHGKLHGYVAEGGAKDIRGAVEAAHQAAPGWVGQSPGARAALLWALAAALQRRESTLASRLERHGVELQVAKAEVELSVRRLRAWGARVQAQGCTLQVAELRGPVLLLREPLGVLAIVCPDKWPLLAFVSLLAPALAHGNTVVLVPSGACPIPALEVCQDMAALLPAGLVNVVTGDQDHLTRCLALHQDIQALWYFGSAQGSQFVEWASAGNLKPVWVNRGCPRAWDQEAEGAGPELGLRAARTKALWVPMGD; from the exons ATGGCCGAGACGTGTACAGGACCCCGCGCCAGCGAGATCTTCACCACGCTGGAGTACGGACCCGTGCCGGAGAGCCACGCATGCGTACTG gcctggctggaCACCCAGGACCAGCTCTTGGGTCACTATGTTAACGGAAAGTGGTTAAAGCCAGAACACCGGAGTTCAGTGCCTTGCCAGGATCCCATCACAG GAGAGAAGCTGGCCAGTTGCCTGCAGGCACAGACTGAGGATGTGGCAGCAGCCGTGGAAGCGGCCAGGGCCTCTCTGGAGAACTGGAGCACACTCCCTGGAGCCTTTCGGGCCCAATACCTGACCAG GCTGGCCAAGATGATCCAGAAACACCAGCGGCTGCTCTGGACCCTGGAGTCCCTGGTTACTGGACGGGCCGTTCGAGAAATTCGAGACAGGGATGTCCCCCTGGCCCAGCAGTTGCTCCAGTACCATGCAATCCAGGCGCACACCCAGGAGGAGGCACTGGCAGGCTGGGAGCCCACAG GAGTGATTGGTCTCGTGTTGCCTCCCACATTCTCCTTCCTTGAGATGATGTGGAGGATTTGCCCTGCCCTGGCCGTGG GCTGCACTGTGGTGGTCCTCGTGCCCCCAGCCTCCCCGAcgcccctcctcctggcccagcTGGCAGGGGAGCTTGGCCAGTTCCCAGGAATCCTCAATGTGATCAGTGGGCCTGCCGTCCTGGGGCTTGTCCTGTCCTCCCAGCCTGGAGTCCAGAAGGTGGCCTTCTGCGGAGCAGTCGAG GAAGGCCGTGCCCTTCGGCGGCTCCTGGCCGGCCAGGGTCCCGAGCTGGGCCTGGCGCTGGGGGCGGAATCACTGCTGCTGATGACGGAAGCGGCAGATGTGGACTCGGCGGTGGAGGGCGTGGTGGACGCGGCCTGGTCTGACCGCAGCCTG GGGGGCCTCAGGCTCCTCATCCAGGAGTCTGTGTGGGATGAGACTATGAGGCGACTCCAGGCGCGGATGGGGCGGCTTCGTGGAGGGCGAGGGCTGGACGGGGCTGTGGACATGGGCGCCAGGGGGACTGCTGCACGTGACCAGGCCCAGCGCTATGTGAGCGAGGCCCAGAGCCAGGGTGCGCAG GTGTTCCAGGCTGGCAGTGTGCCCTCAGACAGCCCATTCTTTCCCCCAACCTTGATCTCTGacctgcctccagcctccccGTGTACCCAGGCGGAG GTGCCATGGCCTCTGGTCGTGGCCTCCCCATTCCGCACGGCCAAGGAGGCACTGTCCTTGGCCAATGGGACGCCCCGAGGAGGCAGTGCCAGCGTGTGGAGCGAGAGACTGGGGCAGGCCCTGGAGCTGGCCTACGG GCTCAGGATGGGCACAGTCTGGATCAATGCCCACGGTCTCAGAGACCCGGCAGTGCCCACAGGTGGCTGCAAGGAGAGTGGGTCTTCCTGGCACGGGGGCCTGGAT GGTCTCTATGAGTATCTGCGGCCCTCAGGGACCCCTGCCCGGCTGCCCTACCTGTCCGAGAATCTGAACTATGACACCTTTGGCCTCGCTGTTCCCTCAACCCTGCCAGCTGGGCCTGAAACAGGGCCTAG CCCAGCACCCCCCTATGGGCTCTTTGTGGGGGGCCGTTTCCAGGCTCCTGGCGCCCGGAGCTCCAGGCCCATCTGGGATTCCCACGGGAAGCTCCACGGCTACGTGGCTGAGGGCGGAGCCAAGGATATCCGCGGGGCCGTGGAGGCCGCTCACCAGGCCGCCCCTGG CTGGGTAGGCCAGTCACCAGGGGCCCGGGCGGCACTGCTGTGGGCCCTGGCGGCCGCCCTGCAGCGCCGAGAGTCCACCCTGGCCTCGAGGCTGGAGAGACACGGAGTGGAGCTCCAGGTGGCCAAGGCAGAGGTGGAGCTGAGCGTGAGGCGGCTTCGGGCATGGGGGGCCCGCGTCCAGGCCCAAGGCTGCACCCTACAG GTAGCAGAGCTGAGAGGCCCTGTGCTTCTGCTGCGGGAGCCGCTAGGTGTGCTGGCTATTGTGTGCCCAGACAAGTGGCCCCTGCTTGCCTTCGTGTCTCTGCTGGCTCCCGCCCTGGCCCACGGCAACACTGTGGTCTTGGTGCCCAGCGGGGCCTGTCCCATCCCAGCCTTGGAGGTCTGCCAG GATATGGCTGCCCTGTTGCCTGCGGGCCTGGTGAATGTGGTGACAGGAGACCAGGACCACCTGACCCGCTGCCTGGCCTTGCACCAGGACATCCAGGCCCTGTGGTATTTCGGATCTGCCCAG GGCTCCCAGTTTGTGGAGTGGGCCTCAGCGGGAAACCTCAAGCCGGTGTGGGTGAACAGAGGCTGCCCACGGGCCTGGGATCAGGAGGCCGAGGGGGCAGGCCCAGAGCTGGGGCTGCGGGCAGCACGGACCAAGGCCCTGTGGGTGCCCATGGGGGACTGA
- the ALDH16A1 gene encoding aldehyde dehydrogenase family 16 member A1 isoform X2, with protein sequence MAETCTGPRASEIFTTLEYGPVPESHACVLAWLDTQDQLLGHYVNGKWLKPEHRSSVPCQDPITGEKLASCLQAQTEDVAAAVEAARASLENWSTLPGAFRAQYLTRLAKMIQKHQRLLWTLESLVTGRAVREIRDRDVPLAQQLLQYHAIQAHTQEEALAGWEPTGVIGLVLPPTFSFLEMMWRICPALAVGCTVVVLVPPASPTPLLLAQLAGELGQFPGILNVISGPAVLGLVLSSQPGVQKVAFCGAVEEGRALRRLLAGQGPELGLALGAESLLLMTEAADVDSAVEGVVDAAWSDRSLGGLRLLIQESVWDETMRRLQARMGRLRGGRGLDGAVDMGARGTAARDQAQRYVSEAQSQGAQVFQAGSVPSDSPFFPPTLISDLPPASPCTQAEVPWPLVVASPFRTAKEALSLANGTPRGGSASVWSERLGQALELAYGLRMGTVWINAHGLRDPAVPTGGCKESGSSWHGGLDGLYEYLRPSGTPARLPYLSENLNYDTFGLAVPSTLPAGPETGPSPAPPYGLFVGGRFQAPGARSSRPIWDSHGKLHGYVAEGGAKDIRGAVEAAHQAAPGVPVCLQLGRPVTRGPGGTAVGPGGRPAAPRVHPGLEAGETRSGAPGGQGRGGAEREAASGMGGPRPGPRLHPTGSRAERPCASAAGAARCAGYCVPRQVAPACLRVSAGSRPGPRQHCGLGAQRGLSHPSLGGLPGYGCPVACGPGECGDRRPGPPDPLPGLAPGHPGPVVFRICPGLPVCGVGLSGKPQAGVGEQRLPTGLGSGGRGGRPRAGAAGSTDQGPVGAHGGLIAQVPSGPSGMNEMDPNRCQTPGTFLLSWFLCLPINSDQSWLCF encoded by the exons ATGGCCGAGACGTGTACAGGACCCCGCGCCAGCGAGATCTTCACCACGCTGGAGTACGGACCCGTGCCGGAGAGCCACGCATGCGTACTG gcctggctggaCACCCAGGACCAGCTCTTGGGTCACTATGTTAACGGAAAGTGGTTAAAGCCAGAACACCGGAGTTCAGTGCCTTGCCAGGATCCCATCACAG GAGAGAAGCTGGCCAGTTGCCTGCAGGCACAGACTGAGGATGTGGCAGCAGCCGTGGAAGCGGCCAGGGCCTCTCTGGAGAACTGGAGCACACTCCCTGGAGCCTTTCGGGCCCAATACCTGACCAG GCTGGCCAAGATGATCCAGAAACACCAGCGGCTGCTCTGGACCCTGGAGTCCCTGGTTACTGGACGGGCCGTTCGAGAAATTCGAGACAGGGATGTCCCCCTGGCCCAGCAGTTGCTCCAGTACCATGCAATCCAGGCGCACACCCAGGAGGAGGCACTGGCAGGCTGGGAGCCCACAG GAGTGATTGGTCTCGTGTTGCCTCCCACATTCTCCTTCCTTGAGATGATGTGGAGGATTTGCCCTGCCCTGGCCGTGG GCTGCACTGTGGTGGTCCTCGTGCCCCCAGCCTCCCCGAcgcccctcctcctggcccagcTGGCAGGGGAGCTTGGCCAGTTCCCAGGAATCCTCAATGTGATCAGTGGGCCTGCCGTCCTGGGGCTTGTCCTGTCCTCCCAGCCTGGAGTCCAGAAGGTGGCCTTCTGCGGAGCAGTCGAG GAAGGCCGTGCCCTTCGGCGGCTCCTGGCCGGCCAGGGTCCCGAGCTGGGCCTGGCGCTGGGGGCGGAATCACTGCTGCTGATGACGGAAGCGGCAGATGTGGACTCGGCGGTGGAGGGCGTGGTGGACGCGGCCTGGTCTGACCGCAGCCTG GGGGGCCTCAGGCTCCTCATCCAGGAGTCTGTGTGGGATGAGACTATGAGGCGACTCCAGGCGCGGATGGGGCGGCTTCGTGGAGGGCGAGGGCTGGACGGGGCTGTGGACATGGGCGCCAGGGGGACTGCTGCACGTGACCAGGCCCAGCGCTATGTGAGCGAGGCCCAGAGCCAGGGTGCGCAG GTGTTCCAGGCTGGCAGTGTGCCCTCAGACAGCCCATTCTTTCCCCCAACCTTGATCTCTGacctgcctccagcctccccGTGTACCCAGGCGGAG GTGCCATGGCCTCTGGTCGTGGCCTCCCCATTCCGCACGGCCAAGGAGGCACTGTCCTTGGCCAATGGGACGCCCCGAGGAGGCAGTGCCAGCGTGTGGAGCGAGAGACTGGGGCAGGCCCTGGAGCTGGCCTACGG GCTCAGGATGGGCACAGTCTGGATCAATGCCCACGGTCTCAGAGACCCGGCAGTGCCCACAGGTGGCTGCAAGGAGAGTGGGTCTTCCTGGCACGGGGGCCTGGAT GGTCTCTATGAGTATCTGCGGCCCTCAGGGACCCCTGCCCGGCTGCCCTACCTGTCCGAGAATCTGAACTATGACACCTTTGGCCTCGCTGTTCCCTCAACCCTGCCAGCTGGGCCTGAAACAGGGCCTAG CCCAGCACCCCCCTATGGGCTCTTTGTGGGGGGCCGTTTCCAGGCTCCTGGCGCCCGGAGCTCCAGGCCCATCTGGGATTCCCACGGGAAGCTCCACGGCTACGTGGCTGAGGGCGGAGCCAAGGATATCCGCGGGGCCGTGGAGGCCGCTCACCAGGCCGCCCCTGG TGTCCCCGTCTGCCTGCAGCTGGGTAGGCCAGTCACCAGGGGCCCGGGCGGCACTGCTGTGGGCCCTGGCGGCCGCCCTGCAGCGCCGAGAGTCCACCCTGGCCTCGAGGCTGGAGAGACACGGAGTGGAGCTCCAGGTGGCCAAGGCAGAGGTGGAGCTGAGCGTGAGGCGGCTTCGGGCATGGGGGGCCCGCGTCCAGGCCCAAGGCTGCACCCTACAG GTAGCAGAGCTGAGAGGCCCTGTGCTTCTGCTGCGGGAGCCGCTAGGTGTGCTGGCTATTGTGTGCCCAGACAAGTGGCCCCTGCTTGCCTTCGTGTCTCTGCTGGCTCCCGCCCTGGCCCACGGCAACACTGTGGTCTTGGTGCCCAGCGGGGCCTGTCCCATCCCAGCCTTGGAGGTCTGCCAG GATATGGCTGCCCTGTTGCCTGCGGGCCTGGTGAATGTGGTGACAGGAGACCAGGACCACCTGACCCGCTGCCTGGCCTTGCACCAGGACATCCAGGCCCTGTGGTATTTCGGATCTGCCCAG GGCTCCCAGTTTGTGGAGTGGGCCTCAGCGGGAAACCTCAAGCCGGTGTGGGTGAACAGAGGCTGCCCACGGGCCTGGGATCAGGAGGCCGAGGGGGCAGGCCCAGAGCTGGGGCTGCGGGCAGCACGGACCAAGGCCCTGTGGGTGCCCATGGGGGACTGATCGCCCAAGTGCCATCCGGTCCATCTGGGATGAATGAGATGGACCCCAACCGATGCCAGACGCCTGGAACTTTCCTTTTATCATGGTTCCTGTGCCTTCCAATAAACTCTGACCAATCTTGGCTTTGCTtctga
- the ALDH16A1 gene encoding aldehyde dehydrogenase family 16 member A1 isoform X1, with protein MAETCTGPRASEIFTTLEYGPVPESHACVLAWLDTQDQLLGHYVNGKWLKPEHRSSVPCQDPITGEKLASCLQAQTEDVAAAVEAARASLENWSTLPGAFRAQYLTRLAKMIQKHQRLLWTLESLVTGRAVREIRDRDVPLAQQLLQYHAIQAHTQEEALAGWEPTGVIGLVLPPTFSFLEMMWRICPALAVGCTVVVLVPPASPTPLLLAQLAGELGQFPGILNVISGPAVLGLVLSSQPGVQKVAFCGAVEEGRALRRLLAGQGPELGLALGAESLLLMTEAADVDSAVEGVVDAAWSDRSLGGLRLLIQESVWDETMRRLQARMGRLRGGRGLDGAVDMGARGTAARDQAQRYVSEAQSQGAQVFQAGSVPSDSPFFPPTLISDLPPASPCTQAEVPWPLVVASPFRTAKEALSLANGTPRGGSASVWSERLGQALELAYGLRMGTVWINAHGLRDPAVPTGGCKESGSSWHGGLDVSGPLPTPPAAATLHPPPALSTPSLSQGLYEYLRPSGTPARLPYLSENLNYDTFGLAVPSTLPAGPETGPSPAPPYGLFVGGRFQAPGARSSRPIWDSHGKLHGYVAEGGAKDIRGAVEAAHQAAPGVPVCLQLGRPVTRGPGGTAVGPGGRPAAPRVHPGLEAGETRSGAPGGQGRGGAEREAASGMGGPRPGPRLHPTGSRAERPCASAAGAARCAGYCVPRQVAPACLRVSAGSRPGPRQHCGLGAQRGLSHPSLGGLPGYGCPVACGPGECGDRRPGPPDPLPGLAPGHPGPVVFRICPGLPVCGVGLSGKPQAGVGEQRLPTGLGSGGRGGRPRAGAAGSTDQGPVGAHGGLIAQVPSGPSGMNEMDPNRCQTPGTFLLSWFLCLPINSDQSWLCF; from the exons ATGGCCGAGACGTGTACAGGACCCCGCGCCAGCGAGATCTTCACCACGCTGGAGTACGGACCCGTGCCGGAGAGCCACGCATGCGTACTG gcctggctggaCACCCAGGACCAGCTCTTGGGTCACTATGTTAACGGAAAGTGGTTAAAGCCAGAACACCGGAGTTCAGTGCCTTGCCAGGATCCCATCACAG GAGAGAAGCTGGCCAGTTGCCTGCAGGCACAGACTGAGGATGTGGCAGCAGCCGTGGAAGCGGCCAGGGCCTCTCTGGAGAACTGGAGCACACTCCCTGGAGCCTTTCGGGCCCAATACCTGACCAG GCTGGCCAAGATGATCCAGAAACACCAGCGGCTGCTCTGGACCCTGGAGTCCCTGGTTACTGGACGGGCCGTTCGAGAAATTCGAGACAGGGATGTCCCCCTGGCCCAGCAGTTGCTCCAGTACCATGCAATCCAGGCGCACACCCAGGAGGAGGCACTGGCAGGCTGGGAGCCCACAG GAGTGATTGGTCTCGTGTTGCCTCCCACATTCTCCTTCCTTGAGATGATGTGGAGGATTTGCCCTGCCCTGGCCGTGG GCTGCACTGTGGTGGTCCTCGTGCCCCCAGCCTCCCCGAcgcccctcctcctggcccagcTGGCAGGGGAGCTTGGCCAGTTCCCAGGAATCCTCAATGTGATCAGTGGGCCTGCCGTCCTGGGGCTTGTCCTGTCCTCCCAGCCTGGAGTCCAGAAGGTGGCCTTCTGCGGAGCAGTCGAG GAAGGCCGTGCCCTTCGGCGGCTCCTGGCCGGCCAGGGTCCCGAGCTGGGCCTGGCGCTGGGGGCGGAATCACTGCTGCTGATGACGGAAGCGGCAGATGTGGACTCGGCGGTGGAGGGCGTGGTGGACGCGGCCTGGTCTGACCGCAGCCTG GGGGGCCTCAGGCTCCTCATCCAGGAGTCTGTGTGGGATGAGACTATGAGGCGACTCCAGGCGCGGATGGGGCGGCTTCGTGGAGGGCGAGGGCTGGACGGGGCTGTGGACATGGGCGCCAGGGGGACTGCTGCACGTGACCAGGCCCAGCGCTATGTGAGCGAGGCCCAGAGCCAGGGTGCGCAG GTGTTCCAGGCTGGCAGTGTGCCCTCAGACAGCCCATTCTTTCCCCCAACCTTGATCTCTGacctgcctccagcctccccGTGTACCCAGGCGGAG GTGCCATGGCCTCTGGTCGTGGCCTCCCCATTCCGCACGGCCAAGGAGGCACTGTCCTTGGCCAATGGGACGCCCCGAGGAGGCAGTGCCAGCGTGTGGAGCGAGAGACTGGGGCAGGCCCTGGAGCTGGCCTACGG GCTCAGGATGGGCACAGTCTGGATCAATGCCCACGGTCTCAGAGACCCGGCAGTGCCCACAGGTGGCTGCAAGGAGAGTGGGTCTTCCTGGCACGGGGGCCTGGATGTGAgtggccccctccccactccccctgcgGCAGCCACCTTGCACCCGCCTCCCGCTCTCTCAACCCCATCCCTCTCCCAGGGTCTCTATGAGTATCTGCGGCCCTCAGGGACCCCTGCCCGGCTGCCCTACCTGTCCGAGAATCTGAACTATGACACCTTTGGCCTCGCTGTTCCCTCAACCCTGCCAGCTGGGCCTGAAACAGGGCCTAG CCCAGCACCCCCCTATGGGCTCTTTGTGGGGGGCCGTTTCCAGGCTCCTGGCGCCCGGAGCTCCAGGCCCATCTGGGATTCCCACGGGAAGCTCCACGGCTACGTGGCTGAGGGCGGAGCCAAGGATATCCGCGGGGCCGTGGAGGCCGCTCACCAGGCCGCCCCTGG TGTCCCCGTCTGCCTGCAGCTGGGTAGGCCAGTCACCAGGGGCCCGGGCGGCACTGCTGTGGGCCCTGGCGGCCGCCCTGCAGCGCCGAGAGTCCACCCTGGCCTCGAGGCTGGAGAGACACGGAGTGGAGCTCCAGGTGGCCAAGGCAGAGGTGGAGCTGAGCGTGAGGCGGCTTCGGGCATGGGGGGCCCGCGTCCAGGCCCAAGGCTGCACCCTACAG GTAGCAGAGCTGAGAGGCCCTGTGCTTCTGCTGCGGGAGCCGCTAGGTGTGCTGGCTATTGTGTGCCCAGACAAGTGGCCCCTGCTTGCCTTCGTGTCTCTGCTGGCTCCCGCCCTGGCCCACGGCAACACTGTGGTCTTGGTGCCCAGCGGGGCCTGTCCCATCCCAGCCTTGGAGGTCTGCCAG GATATGGCTGCCCTGTTGCCTGCGGGCCTGGTGAATGTGGTGACAGGAGACCAGGACCACCTGACCCGCTGCCTGGCCTTGCACCAGGACATCCAGGCCCTGTGGTATTTCGGATCTGCCCAG GGCTCCCAGTTTGTGGAGTGGGCCTCAGCGGGAAACCTCAAGCCGGTGTGGGTGAACAGAGGCTGCCCACGGGCCTGGGATCAGGAGGCCGAGGGGGCAGGCCCAGAGCTGGGGCTGCGGGCAGCACGGACCAAGGCCCTGTGGGTGCCCATGGGGGACTGATCGCCCAAGTGCCATCCGGTCCATCTGGGATGAATGAGATGGACCCCAACCGATGCCAGACGCCTGGAACTTTCCTTTTATCATGGTTCCTGTGCCTTCCAATAAACTCTGACCAATCTTGGCTTTGCTtctga
- the ALDH16A1 gene encoding aldehyde dehydrogenase family 16 member A1 isoform X4 has protein sequence MAETCTGPRASEIFTTLEYGPVPESHACVLAWLDTQDQLLGHYVNGKWLKPEHRSSVPCQDPITGEKLASCLQAQTEDVAAAVEAARASLENWSTLPGAFRAQYLTRLAKMIQKHQRLLWTLESLVTGRAVREIRDRDVPLAQQLLQYHAIQAHTQEEALAGWEPTGVIGLVLPPTFSFLEMMWRICPALAVGCTVVVLVPPASPTPLLLAQLAGELGQFPGILNVISGPAVLGLVLSSQPGVQKVAFCGAVEEGRALRRLLAGQGPELGLALGAESLLLMTEAADVDSAVEGVVDAAWSDRSLGGLRLLIQESVWDETMRRLQARMGRLRGGRGLDGAVDMGARGTAARDQAQRYVSEAQSQGAQVFQAGSVPSDSPFFPPTLISDLPPASPCTQAEVPWPLVVASPFRTAKEALSLANGTPRGGSASVWSERLGQALELAYGLRMGTVWINAHGLRDPAVPTGGCKESGSSWHGGLDVSGPLPTPPAAATLHPPPALSTPSLSQGLYEYLRPSGTPARLPYLSENLNYDTFGLAVPSTLPAGPETGPRLLAPGAPGPSGIPTGSSTATWLRAEPRISAGPWRPLTRPPLVSPSACSWVGQSPGARAALLWALAAALQRRESTLASRLERHGVELQVAKAEVELSVRRLRAWGARVQAQGCTLQVAELRGPVLLLREPLGVLAIVCPDKWPLLAFVSLLAPALAHGNTVVLVPSGACPIPALEVCQDMAALLPAGLVNVVTGDQDHLTRCLALHQDIQALWYFGSAQGSQFVEWASAGNLKPVWVNRGCPRAWDQEAEGAGPELGLRAARTKALWVPMGD, from the exons ATGGCCGAGACGTGTACAGGACCCCGCGCCAGCGAGATCTTCACCACGCTGGAGTACGGACCCGTGCCGGAGAGCCACGCATGCGTACTG gcctggctggaCACCCAGGACCAGCTCTTGGGTCACTATGTTAACGGAAAGTGGTTAAAGCCAGAACACCGGAGTTCAGTGCCTTGCCAGGATCCCATCACAG GAGAGAAGCTGGCCAGTTGCCTGCAGGCACAGACTGAGGATGTGGCAGCAGCCGTGGAAGCGGCCAGGGCCTCTCTGGAGAACTGGAGCACACTCCCTGGAGCCTTTCGGGCCCAATACCTGACCAG GCTGGCCAAGATGATCCAGAAACACCAGCGGCTGCTCTGGACCCTGGAGTCCCTGGTTACTGGACGGGCCGTTCGAGAAATTCGAGACAGGGATGTCCCCCTGGCCCAGCAGTTGCTCCAGTACCATGCAATCCAGGCGCACACCCAGGAGGAGGCACTGGCAGGCTGGGAGCCCACAG GAGTGATTGGTCTCGTGTTGCCTCCCACATTCTCCTTCCTTGAGATGATGTGGAGGATTTGCCCTGCCCTGGCCGTGG GCTGCACTGTGGTGGTCCTCGTGCCCCCAGCCTCCCCGAcgcccctcctcctggcccagcTGGCAGGGGAGCTTGGCCAGTTCCCAGGAATCCTCAATGTGATCAGTGGGCCTGCCGTCCTGGGGCTTGTCCTGTCCTCCCAGCCTGGAGTCCAGAAGGTGGCCTTCTGCGGAGCAGTCGAG GAAGGCCGTGCCCTTCGGCGGCTCCTGGCCGGCCAGGGTCCCGAGCTGGGCCTGGCGCTGGGGGCGGAATCACTGCTGCTGATGACGGAAGCGGCAGATGTGGACTCGGCGGTGGAGGGCGTGGTGGACGCGGCCTGGTCTGACCGCAGCCTG GGGGGCCTCAGGCTCCTCATCCAGGAGTCTGTGTGGGATGAGACTATGAGGCGACTCCAGGCGCGGATGGGGCGGCTTCGTGGAGGGCGAGGGCTGGACGGGGCTGTGGACATGGGCGCCAGGGGGACTGCTGCACGTGACCAGGCCCAGCGCTATGTGAGCGAGGCCCAGAGCCAGGGTGCGCAG GTGTTCCAGGCTGGCAGTGTGCCCTCAGACAGCCCATTCTTTCCCCCAACCTTGATCTCTGacctgcctccagcctccccGTGTACCCAGGCGGAG GTGCCATGGCCTCTGGTCGTGGCCTCCCCATTCCGCACGGCCAAGGAGGCACTGTCCTTGGCCAATGGGACGCCCCGAGGAGGCAGTGCCAGCGTGTGGAGCGAGAGACTGGGGCAGGCCCTGGAGCTGGCCTACGG GCTCAGGATGGGCACAGTCTGGATCAATGCCCACGGTCTCAGAGACCCGGCAGTGCCCACAGGTGGCTGCAAGGAGAGTGGGTCTTCCTGGCACGGGGGCCTGGATGTGAgtggccccctccccactccccctgcgGCAGCCACCTTGCACCCGCCTCCCGCTCTCTCAACCCCATCCCTCTCCCAGGGTCTCTATGAGTATCTGCGGCCCTCAGGGACCCCTGCCCGGCTGCCCTACCTGTCCGAGAATCTGAACTATGACACCTTTGGCCTCGCTGTTCCCTCAACCCTGCCAGCTGGGCCTGAAACAGGGCCTAG GCTCCTGGCGCCCGGAGCTCCAGGCCCATCTGGGATTCCCACGGGAAGCTCCACGGCTACGTGGCTGAGGGCGGAGCCAAGGATATCCGCGGGGCCGTGGAGGCCGCTCACCAGGCCGCCCCTGG TGTCCCCGTCTGCCTGCAGCTGGGTAGGCCAGTCACCAGGGGCCCGGGCGGCACTGCTGTGGGCCCTGGCGGCCGCCCTGCAGCGCCGAGAGTCCACCCTGGCCTCGAGGCTGGAGAGACACGGAGTGGAGCTCCAGGTGGCCAAGGCAGAGGTGGAGCTGAGCGTGAGGCGGCTTCGGGCATGGGGGGCCCGCGTCCAGGCCCAAGGCTGCACCCTACAG GTAGCAGAGCTGAGAGGCCCTGTGCTTCTGCTGCGGGAGCCGCTAGGTGTGCTGGCTATTGTGTGCCCAGACAAGTGGCCCCTGCTTGCCTTCGTGTCTCTGCTGGCTCCCGCCCTGGCCCACGGCAACACTGTGGTCTTGGTGCCCAGCGGGGCCTGTCCCATCCCAGCCTTGGAGGTCTGCCAG GATATGGCTGCCCTGTTGCCTGCGGGCCTGGTGAATGTGGTGACAGGAGACCAGGACCACCTGACCCGCTGCCTGGCCTTGCACCAGGACATCCAGGCCCTGTGGTATTTCGGATCTGCCCAG GGCTCCCAGTTTGTGGAGTGGGCCTCAGCGGGAAACCTCAAGCCGGTGTGGGTGAACAGAGGCTGCCCACGGGCCTGGGATCAGGAGGCCGAGGGGGCAGGCCCAGAGCTGGGGCTGCGGGCAGCACGGACCAAGGCCCTGTGGGTGCCCATGGGGGACTGA